One Fibrobacter sp. UWB13 DNA window includes the following coding sequences:
- a CDS encoding SUMF1/EgtB/PvdO family nonheme iron enzyme: MRILSSGVYAACCCAVGMFIGCSDSSDNGVSGENSNLSSVTDDFGISSSSSFTGNAGGSSPSGDLISSEAESSVGNSATSSRMQGSSSGSVKSSSSGHPHRSSSSGIEQGNSSSAHANSSSSESSFVYTSPANFADTVNGVAFNMVYVAGGTYTRGCDNCAEPDKIYETPSHKVTVDEYHIAPTEVTIAQWNAVMGGKKNAWESDKAPKIGVSWFDANNYACKLGQKTGRQYRLLTDAEWEFAARGGKDGIADKFKFSGSNNVDDVAWYSENSGGKSHDVATKKPNKLGLYDMSGNSWEWVYDWLVAYTDADKVNPVQLTGSGNKTRRGGSYGEPADFARVSRRAIRSRDGAADMGFRLGMSTKLPPGMVSPCEAANPSAATCQGDKNRDCRLITTADEAWISDDYTVVIGENGVAAVSGFPNVSGQWYTLNNRSFNVVTKSGTKTYAYYVFSEDELTMISDDGIPYRLYRRAASEAKNKVSLPTVSNPKTLAQLIAAVEPERIVTDEQLAHPDTSVRDPRIAAASGYTWFFDGRCCGGNHKYRFHLDKSGDAEFVVMDYDDTHHENILAKGRWFTVGNIGLHIVLNGKYFNYLYTAGERTMSFSEYMPAGPIFCHISFQSYERGDFRIFNKTLFDDKIKRPRGFNGENPVYEAGDYQWGS; the protein is encoded by the coding sequence ATGCGCATACTTTCCTCGGGTGTATATGCTGCGTGTTGTTGCGCAGTGGGGATGTTCATAGGGTGCTCGGATTCTTCGGACAACGGAGTCTCCGGAGAAAACAGTAATCTTTCTTCCGTTACAGATGATTTTGGAATTTCGTCCAGTTCCAGTTTTACAGGGAACGCAGGCGGTTCTTCGCCATCCGGGGATTTGATTTCTTCAGAAGCGGAGTCTTCAGTGGGGAATTCGGCAACGTCTTCCAGAATGCAAGGGAGTTCCTCGGGCTCAGTCAAAAGCTCTTCAAGCGGGCATCCGCACAGAAGTTCTTCTTCGGGAATCGAGCAAGGGAACTCCTCTAGTGCACATGCAAATTCCAGTTCTAGCGAGAGTTCCTTTGTTTATACTTCACCCGCAAATTTTGCAGACACGGTAAACGGAGTCGCCTTCAACATGGTCTATGTGGCTGGCGGCACTTACACGCGCGGCTGCGACAACTGTGCCGAGCCTGATAAAATTTACGAAACACCTTCGCATAAAGTAACAGTTGACGAATACCATATTGCACCGACCGAAGTAACGATAGCCCAATGGAACGCCGTCATGGGCGGGAAAAAGAATGCATGGGAATCGGACAAAGCTCCCAAAATCGGCGTAAGCTGGTTTGACGCCAACAATTACGCCTGCAAGCTTGGGCAAAAAACAGGGAGACAGTACCGACTGTTGACCGATGCCGAATGGGAATTTGCGGCCCGCGGTGGCAAAGACGGAATTGCAGACAAGTTTAAATTTTCAGGTAGTAACAACGTCGATGATGTGGCATGGTATTCCGAAAACAGCGGCGGAAAATCACACGATGTTGCCACTAAGAAACCAAACAAGCTTGGACTTTACGACATGAGTGGCAACTCATGGGAATGGGTCTATGACTGGCTCGTAGCCTACACGGACGCAGACAAGGTAAATCCGGTACAGCTCACAGGAAGTGGCAACAAGACGCGAAGAGGCGGGAGTTACGGCGAGCCCGCGGATTTTGCGCGAGTGAGCCGTCGCGCCATCCGCAGCCGCGATGGCGCTGCAGACATGGGCTTTAGACTAGGCATGTCTACGAAACTCCCGCCGGGAATGGTAAGCCCCTGCGAAGCGGCAAATCCGTCTGCAGCCACCTGCCAAGGCGACAAGAATCGCGACTGCCGCTTGATTACCACCGCAGACGAAGCCTGGATCAGCGACGACTACACTGTCGTTATCGGAGAAAATGGTGTTGCGGCAGTTTCTGGCTTCCCGAATGTTTCAGGGCAGTGGTACACGCTCAACAACCGCAGTTTTAACGTTGTCACCAAGAGTGGCACAAAGACTTACGCTTACTACGTGTTCAGCGAAGATGAACTCACAATGATTAGCGATGACGGCATTCCATACCGTCTGTACAGGCGAGCCGCAAGCGAAGCCAAGAATAAAGTAAGTCTCCCGACCGTAAGCAATCCCAAGACTTTAGCACAGCTTATCGCCGCTGTAGAACCCGAGCGCATCGTCACAGACGAGCAACTCGCCCACCCCGACACAAGCGTTCGCGATCCGCGCATTGCAGCCGCAAGCGGATACACGTGGTTTTTCGACGGGCGTTGCTGTGGCGGAAACCATAAGTACCGCTTCCACTTAGACAAGAGCGGCGATGCAGAATTTGTCGTCATGGACTACGACGACACCCACCACGAAAACATTCTCGCCAAAGGGCGCTGGTTCACCGTCGGAAATATCGGTCTCCACATCGTTTTAAACGGCAAGTATTTCAACTACCTTTACACGGCGGGCGAACGCACCATGAGCTTCAGCGAATACATGCCGGCGGGCCCCATTTTCTGTCACATTTCATTCCAGAGCTATGAACGCGGCGACTTCCGCATTTTCAATAAGACTTTATTCGATGATAAAATCAAGCGCCCACGCGGCTTCAACGGAGAAAATCCAGTCTATGAAGCCGGCGATTACCAGTGGGGTTCGTAA
- a CDS encoding histidine phosphatase family protein, with translation MQKQFSSSSRSSHRRSSSSAVQTSSSAISSSQETPVSSSSDVAKSSSSSQTSLPAKEISLDENGFATVADVYKSLTADEKAVFIIRHSEREDNVAIETELTANGVKMAQNLGTTLKSDEEFSYITSGFVRTNETANNISKGRGEASLPKLITNYDITGNWFLKISADSLAQYGTSLGMKGGSVELMAHWAYEGGYTDALYELTPRAEEFIQKVILKNLPKWKRVSIMVSHDIFVMPLAVFGSKGKVALKYHEDYHWINYIAGLAIIIGADNSLRYVPVKGADSGVIDYLAIYMEEHGMGGKKPLTPKR, from the coding sequence GTGCAAAAACAATTTTCCAGTTCATCACGAAGCAGTCATCGGCGGTCTTCGTCTTCTGCAGTTCAAACAAGTTCATCCGCAATTTCATCATCGCAAGAGACGCCAGTTTCTTCGTCTTCAGATGTAGCAAAATCTTCCAGTTCCTCGCAAACATCGCTACCAGCAAAAGAGATTTCGCTTGACGAGAACGGTTTTGCAACTGTCGCCGACGTCTACAAGAGTCTTACCGCAGACGAAAAAGCAGTCTTCATCATTCGACATTCCGAGCGCGAAGACAATGTCGCCATAGAAACGGAACTCACCGCTAACGGCGTAAAAATGGCCCAAAATTTAGGTACCACGCTCAAGAGCGACGAAGAATTTAGTTACATCACTTCGGGATTCGTGCGCACCAACGAGACTGCAAACAACATTTCAAAAGGCCGTGGAGAAGCAAGCCTTCCAAAGCTCATCACGAACTACGATATTACCGGAAACTGGTTCTTGAAAATTTCTGCCGATTCCCTCGCACAATACGGTACATCACTCGGAATGAAGGGTGGCTCCGTTGAACTCATGGCCCACTGGGCTTACGAAGGCGGCTACACAGACGCGCTTTACGAACTCACCCCACGCGCCGAAGAATTCATACAGAAAGTCATCCTCAAGAATTTACCCAAGTGGAAACGCGTAAGCATCATGGTCTCGCACGACATTTTCGTCATGCCGCTCGCCGTGTTCGGCTCCAAAGGCAAAGTCGCCTTGAAGTACCATGAAGATTACCACTGGATTAATTACATCGCCGGGCTTGCCATCATCATCGGGGCAGACAACAGCTTGCGCTATGTTCCGGTCAAAGGCGCAGATTCAGGCGTTATTGACTACCTCGCCATTTACATGGAGGAGCACGGCATGGGAGGCAAGAAGCCGTTAACCCCCAAAAGATAA
- a CDS encoding phosphatidate cytidylyltransferase gives MSNLTQRLITAFIAIPIVFVLLWFNDFSRIGLMCFLGAVGAWEWARMASKMYKGPDMRYLSFASSLALTLAWALSKGGYFGLPAVPYVVGMTFLAIFAIYIGVAYAKVEIDHLFPWLVMQLGAPLYVGLWGGMNVLMMGNGRGFEHCYPFILVMTAVWLCDTVAYFFGKFAAGKGPFGRHLFAPSISPKKTWEGSIAGSVATIAWVAYWVKCSASLSSFEMNFTWTSAVVIGLLITVAGQVGDLLMSALKRWSGTKDSGNLFVGHGGVLDRCDSFLLAAPALYIFMDFLKSVV, from the coding sequence ATGAGTAATTTGACTCAGCGATTGATTACTGCATTTATCGCTATTCCAATCGTTTTTGTTTTACTTTGGTTCAACGACTTTAGCCGCATTGGACTGATGTGCTTTTTGGGCGCTGTGGGCGCCTGGGAATGGGCTCGCATGGCATCGAAGATGTACAAGGGTCCGGACATGCGTTACCTCTCGTTTGCATCGTCCTTGGCATTGACGCTGGCGTGGGCTCTTTCGAAGGGTGGTTATTTTGGACTCCCGGCTGTGCCTTACGTTGTCGGCATGACTTTCCTCGCCATTTTCGCCATTTACATTGGCGTTGCCTACGCGAAGGTCGAAATCGACCACTTGTTCCCGTGGCTCGTGATGCAGCTCGGCGCTCCGCTGTACGTAGGGCTCTGGGGCGGCATGAACGTGCTCATGATGGGCAATGGCCGGGGCTTTGAACATTGCTATCCGTTCATCCTCGTGATGACTGCGGTGTGGCTCTGTGATACGGTCGCGTATTTCTTTGGCAAGTTTGCTGCAGGCAAGGGACCGTTTGGTCGTCATTTGTTTGCGCCGAGCATCAGCCCGAAGAAGACTTGGGAAGGCTCGATTGCAGGTTCCGTCGCAACAATTGCGTGGGTTGCCTACTGGGTTAAGTGCAGCGCTTCGCTCAGCTCGTTCGAAATGAATTTCACTTGGACATCGGCAGTCGTCATTGGCCTCCTCATCACGGTGGCTGGCCAGGTGGGCGACCTCTTGATGTCTGCACTCAAGCGCTGGAGCGGCACGAAGGATTCCGGGAACTTGTTTGTCGGGCACGGTGGCGTGCTTGACCGTTGCGACTCGTTCCTTCTCGCAGCACCTGCTCTATACATCTTCATGGATTTCTTGAAGAGCGTTGTGTAA
- a CDS encoding isoprenyl transferase has protein sequence MANQLRHVAIIMDGNGRWARSRGLERFLGHRKGTESTIDAVEVGVNLKLEHMTLYVFSSENWGRPSKEVDYLMNLLIEMVVKEIPDLMEKNVKLTVIGNMNRIPEKPRASLQSAIDKTANNTGMQLNLAISYGGRQEIVEATKSIAAEVAAGKLSLDEINDEVFAKHLYLKGAPDPDLIIRTGGEFRLSNYLLWQAAYSEFYVTNTLWPDFTKEEFMKAVEFFNTRERRFGKVLHE, from the coding sequence GTGGCAAATCAGCTTAGACATGTCGCAATCATTATGGACGGCAACGGGCGCTGGGCTCGTAGCCGTGGCTTGGAACGTTTTTTAGGCCACCGCAAGGGAACTGAATCGACAATCGATGCGGTCGAGGTGGGAGTGAACCTCAAGCTCGAACACATGACCTTGTACGTTTTCAGTTCCGAAAACTGGGGCAGGCCGTCAAAGGAAGTGGATTACCTGATGAACCTTCTCATTGAGATGGTGGTTAAGGAAATCCCCGACTTGATGGAAAAGAACGTGAAGCTCACGGTCATCGGTAATATGAACCGTATTCCCGAAAAGCCGCGTGCAAGTCTCCAGTCCGCAATTGATAAGACGGCAAACAACACGGGCATGCAGCTGAACCTCGCCATCTCCTATGGCGGTCGTCAAGAAATCGTCGAAGCGACAAAGAGCATTGCTGCCGAAGTGGCTGCAGGCAAACTCTCCCTCGATGAAATCAATGACGAAGTTTTTGCCAAACATTTGTACCTGAAAGGCGCTCCCGATCCGGACCTGATTATCCGCACGGGTGGCGAATTCAGGCTTTCCAACTATCTTTTGTGGCAGGCCGCCTATAGCGAGTTCTATGTGACGAACACGCTCTGGCCTGATTTCACGAAGGAAGAGTTCATGAAGGCGGTCGAGTTCTTTAATACTCGCGAACGCCGTTTTGGGAAGGTTCTTCATGAGTAA
- the frr gene encoding ribosome recycling factor, translating into MSEYSEKMDKAIEATEREFSKIRAGQASPAILNGVRIDYYGTPTPISQVAKISVPEPRMLLVTPWEKQLVDTIDKAILAANIGLTPMKDGNCIRVTLPILTTERRKELAKIARKHAEDGRVAIRNIRRDANDALKKNKEISEDEVKKQQDEIQKATDKAIAEIDRLLAEKEADILKV; encoded by the coding sequence ATGTCTGAATATTCTGAAAAGATGGACAAGGCCATCGAGGCCACCGAACGTGAATTTTCCAAGATCCGCGCTGGCCAGGCAAGCCCGGCTATCCTCAACGGCGTACGTATTGACTACTATGGCACTCCGACCCCGATTTCTCAGGTCGCAAAGATTTCTGTGCCTGAACCGCGTATGTTGCTCGTGACTCCGTGGGAAAAGCAGCTCGTCGATACAATTGACAAGGCTATCCTCGCTGCAAACATCGGCCTTACCCCGATGAAGGACGGCAACTGCATCCGCGTGACGCTCCCGATCCTCACGACCGAGCGCCGTAAGGAACTCGCCAAGATCGCCCGCAAGCATGCCGAAGACGGCCGTGTGGCTATCCGCAACATCCGCCGCGATGCTAACGACGCCCTCAAGAAGAACAAGGAAATCTCCGAGGACGAAGTCAAGAAACAGCAGGACGAAATCCAGAAGGCTACCGACAAGGCCATTGCTGAAATCGATCGTTTGCTTGCCGAAAAGGAAGCAGACATCCTCAAGGTGTAG